A window of Maridesulfovibrio bastinii DSM 16055 genomic DNA:
TACCTCAAATTTTCAATCATCTCAGCACCTTGTTTCCTCAGTGCGGTGTGGGAATCTAAGTGAACCCGCACCCGATGTCAACAACTTTTTAAGATCTTTTTTTTCAGTTCAAATCGAAGCTACTCTTAAACGTCATACCCGTCAGGGCTGTATTCGTTTTAAAACCTCAACTCGTCCTATATTAAATGATCTTAGCACCTTACTTCCGTTTGGCGCGGAGAGAGAACCTATTCGGAACCCCGTCCAGTGTCAACAACTTTTTGATTTTTATTTTGCTCAAGCTCTATTTATATAGATGCTTGATTCAAGCGATGCTTTTTAAACTTATTCCAGCTCGTTTGCATCGATCTAAATATCAAAAAGTTCAATGATCACGTTGCCTTACTTTCGTTCAGCGCGGAGATGAAACTTAGTGAATCCATCCCCGAGTGTCAATCACTTTTTAAAACTTTTTTTGAAGCGTTCAAACAGTTTGCTTGAAGCACTTCAGCAGGCGGCAGGGACTAATCAAAGTATGCGTTCTGCTCTCTTAAAATTCTAAAAAGTTTAATGATCACTGCGCCTTACTTTCGTTCAGCGCGGAGATGCAACCTAGTGAAACGTCCATCTCCTGTCAACCGTTTTTTTGCTTTAAAACAAAAAAAACCTCAGTCGCCCGCGAGCCAATTTCTGGCCCTCAACAACCGGGAAGCAGGTTCTATAAAAACTAACCAACTCAGTCAATACGTTTTTGAATTATTATTGCTAGATCTTGAATGGAGATACAACGGGGAGAAACTATATAAATAGATAAGCCTAGAAAAGCTTTAGAAACAACCATAAAACATAATAATTCTAAGCCCCCATATAGTCGCATAGCTGCCCCACTACTCAGTTTAGAAAAATGAGCAGAACATGGACCACCGACCATCGACACTGTACTTGCTACATTAAATAGTTATAGGGCTAGGTATCCTTTATAAAGAATAGAGAGGCAGGAATTGTTCGTGCCGCTCAAACATTGCAGCAATCGAGGAGTAAGCAAGAAATTGCTATAACTAGTACTCAAAAAAAAGGCGCGATTCTTATCGCGCCTTCAGGTGACCTATTTAGGTTTATTGCTTTCATCAAGCAAAATGACATTAGGATGATGCTGCTTGATTTCTTCATCATCAAGCCATGTATAAGTACATACAATAATCTTCTGTCCTGGTTTACCTTTATGAGCCGCAGCTCCATTCAAACAGAATTCACCTTTTTTGCCTTCGATTGCGTAAGTTGTGAGACGTTCTCCATTATCGACATTTAAAACATCAACACGCTCAAATGGAACTATCCCTGCTAATTTAAGAAGTTCAGTATCAATAGAAATAGAACCTTCGTAATCAAGGCAAGCCTCAGTAATAGTGGCCCTATGAAGTTTGGACCGTAAAAGACAGCGTTTAGCCATCGTACACTCCTCCTATGGATGTATACTTTCGCTATGCAAAAAAAGGCGGATAGCACGGAGGGTTGATATTTGCAAACATCAATACCCCAAACGAAAAAATAAACATTCTTAAAGAGGAGACAAGCGCGATAAAAAAATTAGATGAAATGATAGCCTTTAACTATTCAAATGATGGTACTTAATTCTGTTTTAAAAAGATTCTTTTATGTCTGATCCAAAATAAGAGCAAAAAACCAGCAGCTAAAATAGATGCACCCTCCGGGATCGGTGTCGGAGAATTCGTTATGTCACCCTTGCTATAAAACCATTTTCCGGAAGAATAAGTATTTGTTCCTGTTAGATAGGAACCTTCAGCTATCTCAGCCCACTCAACTGAAAACTCATTAAAAACATTTGGAGCTTCAAAATAAATAGTAGGTAAAACTTCCTTAACACCTGCAATGCTCGAGCCTGTAAGGATAACGCTTGAATGAGTCTCATCAGCGTAATCCCAGCTCCACCCTTCTAGGCTTTTACTGCTGAATTTAACATTCTTTATAGATACATCATCATTCGTAACCCACAACTGCATCTTGTAAACGCCTGAGGACTCATTATACCAATTGGAACCTTTAATTGTGGAAGCGATGGAATTGCTAGCAAGAGAAAGCAAAAAGATTAAACTAAAAAGAATTAAAATTTTGTGATTCTTGTTCATATCGCCTCCTAATTATTTTCACCCACCGCCTACAGCGGGAAAAATTCCCAAACGATCACCATCTGATAAAACAGAATCCAAGCCTGATGAAATCCCATTTATGAAAATTATTTTAACATCATCAGTATCAATACCAATTTGATTTAAAACATCTTCAACTTTTGAATCTTGCGATATTGGAAATTTGTCAGCATTTTCCGGACACTTATCAGCAAGAGTAGCATAACATAATAAATTTATATTCACTTCTAAACCCTCATAAAATCTAAACCATTTAACATTATATTTAATGTACTTTTTTATAACTATTGTCAAATAAATATTTTCCTACACCAGATATAATCTATTTATGACAAGTTTAAATTTTAAGCAAAAAAAATCCCCCGCCAAAAGGCGGGGGATAAATAAAACCTAATTGAAAATCTAACGGCTTAGGCGAAAGCTTTTTCAAAGTTAGGAACAACCTGTTTTTTACGGCTCATTACACCGTCAAGCCATACGGATGTTCCTTCAGGAGCAACACCGAAAGCTTTTTCAACAACTGCAGGATTATCAGAAACGATCAGCATTTCTGAACCTTCCTTCATGATGTCAGTCAAAAGCAGGAAGCAGCTGTGACGACCGTCGGCTTTAACTTTTTCAAGTTCAGCGTAGAGGTCAGCTTTAATGTCATCAAATACGGAAAGATCAACAACTTCAAGCTGTCCAATACCGATTTTGTTACCGGACATATCGAAGTCTTTGTAATCACGGAAAACGAGTTCATTCATTGAAGCACCAGCAACAGCGGACTTAACGTTGAACATTTCCATTCCAAGAGCAGTTACGTCTGCAACACCGGCAATTTTAGCCAGTTCTTCTACAGCAGCTTTATCAGCATCGGTGCAGGTTACAGATTTGAACATAACTGTATCACTAAGAATTGCACAGAGAAGAACTCCAGCTACTTCTTTAGGAACTTCTACATTGTAGAATTTGTACATGGAATTGATAACTGTACCGGTGCAGCCTACAGGCCAAACCCACATTTCGAGGGGATTTGAAGTTGTAACATCACCAAGTTTGTGATGGTCAACAACTGCAACAACTTCACCCTTATCCAGGTTATCAAGGCTCTGAGCAAGGTCAGAGTGGTCAACGAGGATGATCTTTTTGTCAGTAGCATCGGTTACAACTTCAGGAGCTGCTACACCGAACTTTTCGAGAACAAAAGCTGTTTCAGGAGCGAGTTCACCCTGTGCAATAGCTTTAGTTTCTTCTTTAACTTTAGACCAGAGGTCTGCCATAGCAATCGCGGAAGCGATAGTATCGGTATCCGGATTTTTGTGTCCAACAGCATAAATAGCCATAATAAAATTCCTCCTCAAAATTTGCTAGCTTAGTTGAGCTTGTGTCTTCTATCACAATCTTTTTGTACTGCCAAGTCATACAGGAACAGCGAGTACAAAAAAGCCAGATAAAACTATACCGAATGCCAACGTAGCATAGGCTTTACGGAGCCTAAGAGCCAGAAGGCCTCCAAGACTTGCGGCAATCCACAGATAGGACCATTGAAGATCAATGGCTGCAATGGTCAAACCCCATTTGTGAAAAATTGCCCGAAGCACATAATAAAGAATCAGTACACTTGACCAGAAGAAAAAGAAAGAGGCAATAAAGGTTCTAAAAATGGAAGAATAAACAAGCTCACCGGGGATAGGATCATTCGTGCTCCCCTTCCGTGCCCAGTTAATCAGCTTCTGGTAGCCTTTATTGTGCAACTGCCTCAAAGAAGATTCTATCAAAACTCCAATTTTAGCTAAAGGCATACATGCCAATAAGACCAACGCAATTTGACGCGCCTGAGTAAATTCAAATTTAGTAACGAGAACACATGCAGCTAATGTAGGAGCTATAAGCTGAGGAGGGATATAAGTACCAGCGGGTATATTATCGAGCCAAAAAAGTTCAAAGAAAATAGCAATTCCAAGACTTGCCGAATAATCTCCAGTCAGGGCACCCCATAGGAAGCCGATCACAAGAGGTCTTTCAAGCAGACCTATACTTATTGAAGTCCTGAATAGTGAAAACAGCGCAAAAAAAAACTTACACCCGCCAGCCATAGGGGAAATATGCTCTGCCAGTCAATTAACATGCTCATGAGAACCTCACCTGAACAGGATCATTGGGGACACATCGGAAATCCAACTCAATACCTATGTTAACGAAATATCTAAGACATGATTCTTCTTCGGAATTTAAAGCAACGCTCGGAGAAATCTGTTTTTTACCAGGACTATAGTGAATGTTGCCAATATTTAGGGCATCAAAGCTCAATCCTTTATCCAAAGCTCGCTTAACATCATTGCAGGATGAAAAAATAATTAAGTAACTTGAATTCTCTGATGACGAATCAAGCTTGGCAACGGCTTCGGAAACAGCATCAACCCGAGTAAAGATGCAATTTACAGATTGGGGAATAGCAAGCGACATAATCTGCTGCTGCAAACTGTCTTCAGCAGTTTCATCATTAGCAACCAGCAAATATTTAGCATGAGTATATGGTAACCAGGTTTCGATAATCTGACCATGAACAAGCCTGTTGTCAATTCTTACCCACTGCATGACAATCCTAGCCTTTTTTCCTTTTTCGCAACATTTCTCCGGCCACAACAATTCCCTTGATACCGGCCTGAAGAGCCTGCTCCGCCATTTCATGCAGAGGGTCTTCTCTACGCTGTAGGGCTTTCAGCAACACAGGAAGGTTGACACCACTCACAACTTCGACCTCATCAGAAAGAAAAGATAGGCTAAGATTGCTTGGAGTCCCTCCAAACATATCAGTAAGGATCAATACTCCCAGACCTGATTTTACTTCTGCAACAGCTTTTTTGATGGAATCAACAGCGGCATCCATCCCTTCAGAGACATCAACACTCAATCCAACACAATTAGCTATAGGACCGACTATCAATTCCGCAGCCTTTATCAAGGCTTTTCCAAAGTCTCCGTGTGTAACAATGACAATTCCATTACTGCCGGCGGTTTCACTCATTTTTTTACCTAGAAAAACTGGTATTAATCCAGATCAATATGTTTATGCTCAATACTTACTGAATACCCGCAGGAACTCAGATCTGCATATATAGTCTCGGCCACGGCTACGGAGCGGTGCCTTCCACCGGTACACCCCATTGCAAGGGTGAGTCTATACCGCCCTTCTTCTTCATAAAGTGGCAATATATACTTAAGAAAGTTAAGGTATTTATCAATAAAGACAGACCCCGGTTCTTTACCAAGAACATAATTCAAAATTGATTTATCCTTACCGGACAAAGGGCGTAATTCAGGCTCAAAATAAGGATTGGGCAGAAAACGTAAATCCATGACCATATCCGCTTCGGTAGGCACATCATATTTAAAACCGAAGGACATGACATGCACTCTCAACCCTGAGCCTTTTTCTGTTAAAAAGACCCATTTTTCCTGAATTTTTCTACGTAGATCGTGTATGGAAAAATGGGTGGTATCAATTATGAGATCAGCTTCATTGCGTAATGGATTTAAAATAATTTTTTCTTCCTCAAGAGCCTGTTCAAGACCTATGGCTTTAGACTCAAGAGGGTGAGGTCTTCTGGTTGTCGCAAATCTTCTGACCAGCTCAGGAAGCCTCGATTCGAGAAATATTAAAGCTGGATTAATACCCTTCTCAACAAGTTCGTTTCTGGTCTGTGACCACTCTTCGACAAAATTTTTCTGCCTGAGATCCATACCAAGGACTAATCCACGATATGTTATGTCATTGCCTTTAAACAACTTGACCAGACGAGGCAGCATACTTGCCGGAAGCCCGTCAACACAGAAAAATCTCAAATCCTCAAAAACTTTGAGGGCTGTTGATTTACCTGCTCCGGACATACCACTTACAACAATGACCGGAAAAGAATCCGCGCTATCCACCTCTGCCTCCGCAATCAAACGCTTTGAAGAACCTTCCAAAGATCATCTTTACTTTCAGTCTGCATAAAAGCTTTCCTGAAAGCATCATCCTTAACCAGTCTGGAAATCTGAGCCAGAGTTCTTAAATGAGAACCGGCACCCTGCTCAGGAGCCAGAACCAAAAAGAAGATATGACATGGTTCGTGGTCAAGTGAATCAAAATCAATACCCTTCTCACTTCGACCAACAACAACATACATATCTTCGATGGAGTCAAATTTACCATGGGGGATGGCAATGCCATCCCCTATGCCTGTTGTACCTAATTTTTCACGGTCAATAAGGACCTTGTAAGCTTCGTCAGGGTTCATATCAAGACCTGAATCTATCAGGACCGAAACCATTTCCTTTAGAACACCTTCCTTGCTATCACTTTCAAGTTCATGAATAACAAGATCCTTTGCCAAAAAAGCACCTATTTTCATTATACTAATATCCTGGGTCTATTAAACCGAAATCGCCATTATCACGACGATAGATTACGTTTATTCCCTCGCTGTCAGCATTGCGGAAAACGAGAAAATCATAGTCTAATGAATCCAGCTGTAAGGCGGCCTCTTCGACCGTCATTGGCTTGGGTTCAAACTGATCCGACTCGACTATACGCGGAGGTCTGTGTTCCTTATCTTCAAGGTCAAAACTGATCACATCCATCCGAGCCGATGTAACTTCACTACGCCGGTAGCTGCGCATCTTTTCACGCATCCGCCTCAACTGGGCTTCAAGCTTATCAAGGACCATATCAATAGTAGAATACATATCTTCAGACTCTTCAAATGCAGAGATGTGAATATTGTCTGAATAAAGTACAACTTCCGATATATGCCTGAATCTATCCACGGAAAGATTCACCTGCAACTCAGTATTATCTGGATTGGTAACAAACTTCTCAAGCTTGCTAAAACGGGTATTTGCATATTCCTTCAGATGTTCAGACGGATCGAAGTTCTTAAAAGTGAATGCTACGTTCATAAGGATCCTCCTTAAGTTAGGGTGAATATGCTATTCCAGTATAACTGGCTAAAAGACCTTCTTGCGCTTGGAAGAAGATTCTATACCCAGCGCGGTTCTGTATTTGGCTACCGTCCTCCTTGCAATATTAATTTCAAGCTTCTCTTTCAGATATTCAGCAATTTTTTCATCACTATAAGGCTTTTTGGGATCTTCTTCAGAAATAAGCTTCTTTATCATGGCCTTTACTGATTCTGAACCTACCTGTGAACCGTCATCCAATTCCAACGCACTGTTAAAAAAGAACTTAAGTTCAAAGACACCATGAGGGGTCGCAACATATTTATTTGTTGTTATCCTGCTCACAGTAGATTCATGCATATCAATATCTTCAGCCACTTCCTTCAGAATTAAGGGTTTGAGCTTAGTTACACCATTTCTAAAGAATTCATCCTGAAACCTTACTATTGATTCAAGAACTTTAAATAAAGTCCTCTGCCGTTGGTAAAGACTCTTCATGAGCCATTGGGCAGACCGCATCTTATCCTGAAAATATTCTTTATCGGCTCCCTTTGCAGCTTCTGTTGTTTCCACATAAAAGGAATTCATCTGCAATTTCGGCAGCCCGTCATCGTTTAGTACAATAACAAATTCTCCATCATACTCATAAACATAAGCATCAGGACTGATATAGAAAGGGTCACCCCCGGAAAAACTTGCACCGGGAAGCGGGTCCAGAGTCTGAAGCAAATCCAGATAGCTTTTCAAATCTTCCATGCTCAATTTAAATTTTCTGGCCAGAGGCTTATAACGCCTTCTTTCCAGATCTTCTAAATGATCACGAACCAGAGAAACTAAAATAGGATCGTTGTCCAACTTTAAAACTTCGAGCTGTACGGTCAAGCATTCTTTTGGTGTTCTTGCTGCAACACCAACAGGATCAAACCTTTGAATTCTATGAAGAACTGATTCAACCTCATCGACTGAAGCAGAACAGATCTCACTTATTTCTTCAACCCCTATGCAAAGATAACCGACCTCACTCAAGTTACCTATTATGGCTTCTGCTATTTCACATTCTTTCTCAGTAAAATCGGAAAGAGTCATCTGCCAGCCAAGATGGCCATCAAGCGTTGTCGACTTGGTAAGACGGGCATCATAAGATAGACCGTCTTCATAAGCTTCAGACTCTCTAACTATTGATTGCTTGGAAGAGCTGGAAAATTCTCCCAGATAATTCTCCCAGTCAGCATTCTTCATCAGCTCTTCAGTCTCTCCACTTGCGGAAGACTGATCCTTGTCACGAGCTTCAGAAACCTCCTTCTCTTCATATTCTTCAAGAAGGGGATTTTCCATGAGCTCCTGCTGAACTGTATCCACAAGCTCAAGACGGGAAAGCTGTAAAAGCTTGATCGCCTGTTGCAATTGTGGAGTCATCACAAGTTGCTGAGTAAGCTTAAGCTGTTGTCTTAATTCCAATCCCATATTTTACCATTACCAATAAAGTCTTAACACATTATTTTTATTAACTAAAAAAGCATTAAACAAAGAAAAAAGAAAAAAAATACATTTTTAAAGAATAATATAAAATACTACTTGATTTTAGAATGACATACTTAATTAAATCTTGCAACAAAGAGTATGAATATTACTGTAATATATAGTTTTTTATAAAAACAATTTTACACATGAAAAAAGTGTACCAATGTTCTGAACGCCTGTAAATCTACAAACTATAAATTACTTTAAAAACAATTTTGAAGATACGCTAGCACCACTCGATATAACCACCTAAAAAAATTATTTTTTTAGATAAGCACCATAAGTATAATATTGAATATTTAAAATAATTAAAATTCGAAATAGCTATCCAAATCCATTAGTTAGAAACAAAATTATTATCTAAAATTAGGAACGATCATTTTTTCCCAAAATCCATAAAAAAAAGACAGAATTTACACTATGTGCAAAAATCCTGTCTCAATTTAAACCTATAAAAGCTTTTTATCAGCACTAAAAAAACATCGCTACAACCGAAAACTATCTCCCAGATACAAACGTCGAGCCTTAGTATTCTTTACTATATTTTCAGGAGCTCCACTCAAAATAACCCGCCCTTCATAAACAAGATAGGCTCTATCGCATATTGTCAGTGTTTCTCTAACATTGTGATCTGAAATCAAAATCCCGATTCCCATCTCTTTCAAAGTGGAAATAATATCCTGAATCTCGATAACAGCAATAGGATCAATACCGGCAAAAGGTTCATCAAGCAGAATAAACTTGGGATTGTTAATTAGAGCCCGGGCAATTTCCAGTCTGCGCCTTTCACCACCGGACAGGTACATCGCTTTTTGATCTGCCAGACGCAAAATACCAAGCTGATCCAAAAGTTCATCCGCTCGCTTTGAAACGTTTTTAGATGATATTTTGGTATGTTCGATTATTATTTCAAGATTTTTACGTACTGATAATTTTTTAAAAATAGAACTTTCCTGCGGAAGATAACTCAATCCATGCCGCGCCCTTTCATGAAGAGGCCAAGTGGTTATTCTATGTTTATTAAGATAAACATCACCCTCAGTAGGCTTTACCACGCCAACAAGCATGTAAAAAGTTGTTGTTTTACCTGCGCCGTTAGGGCCGAGTAATCCCACAACTTCCCCTTCATCAAGTTTAAGGCTGATTCCTCTGACAACTTCTTTAGGGCCGTAAGATTTGACTATTTTATTTGCTATTATCGAAGGCATAATAATTCCGGAATAGTTACTGGTTCAACATCAAGAGGCTAAGGGGAAACATCCTTCGGAGTGAAGAAAATAGCTTCTACAGGTTTATCGCCACCGATAACTTCGCTTCTGCTGTCTTTCAAATAAAATTTGATAGTCTTTCCCTGAACAATATTTTTGCCATCAGCAAGTCGAGCTTTTCCATCCATAATAATTATAGACTGATCAACTAAAAATGTAAGCTTATCACAAGTCCCTTTGCGATTACCCATTACGACGTCAACATTTCCATAAGCAACAATTTTTTTAATTTTATTACTTGCATCATTTAAAGATTCGCTCCCCTGACGCAGGAAAGCTGTCAAGGAATCAGAAGTCAGAGTAATATCAAGTCTGGTAACTTTTACATTTCCTAAAAAGGTTACCTGATTTTTGACTTCACTAAAGGTCATCTTTGTTGAGACGATTTTAATCGGAACCTGATCCTTTGGAGAAGCTTTCTGCTTTTTGGCCGAATCATCAGACTTTATCTGCTTAGGAGCCTCGGCCTTCAAATAAGTACCATAAACATACCCGATGGCCTGCGATTTATTGTGAACAGCTGCGCCTGACTTATAAACCGGATACCATTTTCCCTCAGCCTGTCCAACCAGAACAGTGTCACCTTTTTCAAGCTTACCAACTATCAGCGAATTAACGTCAGGTTCGGAACGAAGATTCAGCACTGTAGAGGGATACATTTTTTTTGTGGGTAGAATGTCTTTAGCCTTTACAGCCGCTGATTTATCCTTTTTTACGGATGCTATAGTCATCCCTGAGAGTTTCTTATTCTCAATACTTGAAGGGTATTGAGCAAGAAAAGGCCCCCAGACATATCCCCAGACAGGAGTATTTTTCTGAACTGCTGTATCTATTCTATAAACAGCAAACATACCGTCATGCTCTTCACCAACCTGAACCCTATATCCGGGGAAAAGAACTCCAACAGCTTTTGCTCCTGCTGACGGCTTGGCTATTACCGAAACTTTTCGTACAGCATAGCGGATTGTTGAATCTGAATTATCAAGATCAACATCCGAGGATTTGATAAACCCGATAGCGCGACTTTCTGCTTCAACCTTCTGTCCGCTTTTAAAAACAGCATACCAGCCTTCCCGCAAAAAACCGACCTTGATCTCATCACCTTGTTTTAATTCACCGGCAACTTTTGATTTTTGAGATCTCTGAGCAAAATATTTTATTTTCCTACCAATATATCGAACATCGCCCCAGTCTACAGTCTCTGCAGATTTAGGAGCTGTGGAGACAACTTTTTCGGAAATAAAACCGACAGGTACAGACTTTGCTTTTGCAAAAGCAGGGTAAACTGAATACCAACCCTTCTTTGCCTTACCTACTTTAAAAACTTTTCCAGCAGAAAGAATCCATGAAACAGAAGAGTCATAATTCGGCTTTTCTCTAAGATTTGCAATTGTTCTGGTAACCATAAGGTTTCCTGAAGCTGCGAAAGATGCAGCAGAAAAGACCAGTGTTACAAAAAAAATAAGTATTACCGGGATAATGAAAGATATTTTGGGGAAGATTCTGGTAAAGTTGTTCATAGCTTTTTTCAAATATTGCTCACTTCTGCTTAGATGTGGTTAGAACATCAGGAGAAATCAAGGCTTCAACATTATTATCAACTGTTATTTCACGTGTTTTTAAATTTACGCTGACCTTAGGGGCCTCAACAAACAGCGAATGACTGTTCAAAATAACATTGCCATTTAAGATCAGAAAATTTTTTTTCGGATTAAAATGAAGATTTTCAGCTTTTAAAGCTAACTCCCCATAATGACCGCGAACATTTTTCCACAAACGAAGTCCTTTACCTTTCTGGCTGACTTCACCGTGAACAGCTCTGACCACAACTTCCTTGCGATCACGTCCAAGAAAATAAGTTACTTCAGGTTTATCGGCAATAACAAGTCCCTTCTCCTGATCATAATCAGCACTACCGGCTTTAAGCTTCCATTCAATATCGCCGCCGGTTCCCTGAGTAAGTTCGATACCATCCACGGAAACATCAGAAGTCCCGTTACTTCTCACGGGAGGAGCTTTTATTTCCTGCCTGATACCATAGAAAACAGGGTTATAATGCCGGGCAAGATAAGCTCCGACAATAACGCCACAAACAAGCATGGCTATGCCAAGGCCCCAAACTCTGCGCAGGCTCATTAAAAGGCCCACTCCTTCCAGACTTTTTCAAGAGTACCCTGACATTGCATTATAAAGGATAGAGCTTCACGGACAGCACCATTACCGCCTTTCCTTGATGATATCCATCTGGCAAGCCCTTTTATTTCAGGCTGAGCATTGGATACAGCCATAGGTAATCCGACTCGCTTCATAACAGCAGCATCAACCCAATCATCACCAACATACGCAACCTGTTCCGGGCTTAAATTTTTCATAACTAAAAGTTTTTCAAAAAAAGGAACTTTACGAGGGTTGCCCGGATAATAGTCGGTGATACCCAGCTCTGTTATCCTTGTCCTTACGGCTTCGTTATCAAGACCTGTTATAACAGATATTTCAAGTCCGGTGGATTGAGCCAGCTTAATTCCTAATCCATCCTGAACGTTGAACCTTTTTGAAATATGTCCCTCATGGTCATAATAAATTCCCCCATCAGTAAGGACACCATCAACATCCAGAATAATCAGCTTGATATTTCTGGCGATATCTTCAGCACGCATAATTGATGCTCCATCCTGAAAGCAGATCTTTTATCAGGTTTTCAGTTTTA
This region includes:
- a CDS encoding SH3 domain-containing protein, giving the protein MKKAMNNFTRIFPKISFIIPVILIFFVTLVFSAASFAASGNLMVTRTIANLREKPNYDSSVSWILSAGKVFKVGKAKKGWYSVYPAFAKAKSVPVGFISEKVVSTAPKSAETVDWGDVRYIGRKIKYFAQRSQKSKVAGELKQGDEIKVGFLREGWYAVFKSGQKVEAESRAIGFIKSSDVDLDNSDSTIRYAVRKVSVIAKPSAGAKAVGVLFPGYRVQVGEEHDGMFAVYRIDTAVQKNTPVWGYVWGPFLAQYPSSIENKKLSGMTIASVKKDKSAAVKAKDILPTKKMYPSTVLNLRSEPDVNSLIVGKLEKGDTVLVGQAEGKWYPVYKSGAAVHNKSQAIGYVYGTYLKAEAPKQIKSDDSAKKQKASPKDQVPIKIVSTKMTFSEVKNQVTFLGNVKVTRLDITLTSDSLTAFLRQGSESLNDASNKIKKIVAYGNVDVVMGNRKGTCDKLTFLVDQSIIIMDGKARLADGKNIVQGKTIKFYLKDSRSEVIGGDKPVEAIFFTPKDVSP
- a CDS encoding KdsC family phosphatase, translating into MRAEDIARNIKLIILDVDGVLTDGGIYYDHEGHISKRFNVQDGLGIKLAQSTGLEISVITGLDNEAVRTRITELGITDYYPGNPRKVPFFEKLLVMKNLSPEQVAYVGDDWVDAAVMKRVGLPMAVSNAQPEIKGLARWISSRKGGNGAVREALSFIMQCQGTLEKVWKEWAF
- the lptC gene encoding LPS export ABC transporter periplasmic protein LptC, with the protein product MSLRRVWGLGIAMLVCGVIVGAYLARHYNPVFYGIRQEIKAPPVRSNGTSDVSVDGIELTQGTGGDIEWKLKAGSADYDQEKGLVIADKPEVTYFLGRDRKEVVVRAVHGEVSQKGKGLRLWKNVRGHYGELALKAENLHFNPKKNFLILNGNVILNSHSLFVEAPKVSVNLKTREITVDNNVEALISPDVLTTSKQK